In one Trichlorobacter lovleyi SZ genomic region, the following are encoded:
- a CDS encoding MFS transporter, which yields MNQNLDSAERRLAAACLISFSCFFAAYMRMPIVPLLAASLGADPVQAGLINATFMITAALLSIPAGLVSDRLGRRPLLLGGLAVMSLSSFLLSRSHGLGQMAVVYLVFGAGLATFSPALMSYVADVTPAERLGHAYGRYTMALYCGMTLGPAAGGYVAALSGLQEVFVLVGGLFLIMLLLACRYLPAPPLKPVTIRRKTSAGPALLLILKNRPFLACLLATLGCCLGYGMFVTFMPLYMKDMGMHTVQVGYVFTAQALANAVSRLPTGKLSDRISNKGGLIGSGLALFSLAMAALAVCRSVTALTLVAVVMGGGMGVAFTVICARIAELVPPQMRGLAVGCYNTCVYTGMMLSSVAMGPVIKLAGFAGAFVLNGMAGIVVLVLFTALYHRKRAGVAIGLTDHV from the coding sequence ATGAATCAGAATCTGGATAGTGCGGAAAGACGGCTTGCAGCGGCCTGTCTGATCAGCTTCAGCTGCTTCTTTGCCGCCTACATGAGGATGCCGATAGTTCCGCTGCTGGCGGCTTCTCTGGGGGCTGATCCGGTGCAGGCCGGACTGATCAACGCCACCTTCATGATAACGGCAGCGCTGCTCTCAATTCCGGCCGGTCTCGTCTCCGACCGTCTGGGGCGCAGACCACTGCTGTTGGGGGGGCTGGCTGTGATGTCGCTATCATCGTTTCTGCTGTCCCGCAGCCATGGGCTGGGTCAGATGGCGGTTGTTTACCTGGTGTTTGGGGCCGGGCTTGCAACCTTTTCCCCGGCACTTATGTCCTACGTGGCCGATGTCACCCCTGCCGAAAGGCTCGGTCATGCCTATGGCAGATATACTATGGCACTGTACTGCGGCATGACGCTGGGACCTGCTGCAGGCGGCTACGTCGCTGCCCTCAGCGGGTTGCAGGAGGTGTTTGTGCTGGTTGGCGGCCTGTTCCTGATCATGCTGTTGCTGGCGTGCCGCTATCTGCCCGCCCCTCCGTTAAAACCAGTCACCATTCGCCGTAAGACCTCTGCCGGGCCGGCGCTGCTGCTGATCCTGAAAAACCGTCCCTTTCTCGCCTGTCTGCTGGCAACCCTGGGGTGCTGTCTGGGCTACGGCATGTTTGTCACCTTTATGCCGCTGTATATGAAAGATATGGGTATGCATACGGTGCAGGTCGGTTACGTCTTTACCGCCCAGGCCCTTGCCAATGCCGTGTCCCGGTTGCCTACCGGCAAATTGTCCGACCGGATCAGCAATAAGGGGGGCCTGATTGGCAGCGGTCTGGCGCTGTTCTCCCTGGCAATGGCTGCTCTGGCGGTCTGCCGCTCAGTGACAGCACTCACGCTTGTTGCCGTTGTCATGGGGGGCGGCATGGGGGTAGCCTTTACCGTGATCTGCGCCCGGATTGCAGAGCTGGTCCCGCCGCAGATGCGCGGCCTTGCTGTCGGTTGCTACAACACCTGCGTCTACACCGGTATGATGCTCAGCTCGGTCGCCATGGGGCCGGTGATCAAACTGGCCGGATTTGCCGGGGCCTTTGTGCTGAACGGTATGGCCGGGATCGTGGTGCTCGTTTTGTTCACGGCCCTCTATCATAGGAAGCGAGCTGGCGTGGCAATCGGATTGACCGATCATGTGTAG
- a CDS encoding methyltransferase domain-containing protein yields MGDKQDALATVKEYYGKVLTGSKKLQATACCLLEVCPPAHQAILAEIDDELLDRFYGCGSPIPAAIDGCTVLDLGCGTGRDAYLASKLVGQDGYVIGVDMTDEQLAVARKHLHSQTARFGLTQPNLEFRHGYIEDLADCGITDNSIDLVISNCVINLSPDKERVFSEIFRVLKPGGELYFSDVFVDRRLPVHLKNDPALYGECLSGALYSEDFRRLLLGLGCRDYRVLSRRPVVLDNPAVFSWIGQAQFCSCVIRAFKLACLEDICEDYGQVACYNGTLPGLPHYFDLDDHHRFYTGKPMPVCGNSAAMVQETRFGKHFTVTGDRSVHFGAFPCGPAPAQAADSCAANGC; encoded by the coding sequence ATGGGTGACAAACAGGATGCGCTGGCCACGGTCAAGGAATACTACGGGAAGGTGCTGACAGGCTCAAAAAAACTGCAAGCCACGGCCTGCTGCTTGCTGGAGGTATGCCCGCCGGCACATCAGGCGATTCTGGCGGAGATTGATGACGAGCTGCTGGACAGGTTCTACGGTTGCGGTTCGCCGATTCCTGCAGCAATCGACGGTTGCACGGTGCTCGATCTGGGATGCGGCACCGGGCGGGATGCCTATCTGGCGTCGAAACTGGTTGGTCAGGACGGCTATGTCATCGGCGTAGATATGACTGATGAACAGCTGGCCGTGGCCCGCAAACATCTGCACAGCCAGACCGCACGCTTCGGTTTGACTCAACCGAATCTGGAGTTCAGGCACGGCTACATTGAAGACCTGGCCGACTGCGGTATTACCGATAACTCAATTGATCTGGTCATTTCAAACTGCGTCATTAATCTCTCTCCCGACAAGGAGCGGGTCTTTTCAGAAATCTTCCGGGTGCTAAAGCCGGGCGGTGAGCTGTATTTCTCCGACGTCTTTGTTGATCGCCGTCTGCCGGTGCATCTGAAAAACGATCCGGCGCTGTATGGAGAATGTCTGAGCGGTGCGCTCTATAGCGAAGATTTCCGCCGCCTGCTCCTCGGCCTTGGCTGCAGGGATTATCGTGTCCTGTCCAGGCGGCCCGTTGTACTCGACAACCCTGCCGTTTTTTCCTGGATCGGTCAGGCACAGTTTTGTTCCTGTGTCATACGGGCCTTCAAGCTGGCCTGTCTGGAAGATATCTGCGAAGACTACGGTCAGGTCGCCTGCTACAACGGCACACTACCCGGCCTGCCACATTACTTTGATCTCGATGACCACCACCGCTTCTACACCGGCAAGCCGATGCCGGTCTGCGGCAACAGCGCCGCCATGGTGCAGGAAACCCGCTTCGGGAAACACTTTACCGTAACCGGTGACCGCTCCGTTCATTTTGGCGCCTTTCCCTGCGGCCCCGCACCTGCTCAGGCTGCCGATTCCTGTGCCGCTAACGGTTGTTGA
- a CDS encoding MIP/aquaporin family protein, with translation MKYLHDFIGELFGTFLLVFIGCSSVAVAVLYSAHSGLFQIAMIWGLAVTLSIYATRHLSCAHFNPAVSIAMAVRGRMPWSKVPLYLIAQFAGAFIAAATLYLLFSSSIAQLEQLQGIMRGSPASVKTAQMFGEFYPNPGAGAVAAVSTLNAFLAEAVGTFILVSMIFALSEGCNLGRPSDVLCPLFIGLTVTALISVLAPLTQAGFNPARDLSPRLFAWMMGWGDAAFPGRGPGFLVVYVLGPIAGGVAASAVSFLMEPLMKAKSSCRDVCVCR, from the coding sequence ATGAAATATCTGCATGATTTTATCGGTGAACTGTTTGGCACCTTCCTGCTGGTCTTTATCGGCTGCTCTTCGGTTGCGGTAGCCGTACTCTACTCAGCCCATTCCGGTCTTTTTCAGATTGCCATGATCTGGGGGCTGGCGGTGACACTTTCGATTTATGCCACCAGGCATCTTTCCTGCGCACACTTCAATCCGGCGGTCAGCATCGCCATGGCGGTACGCGGCAGAATGCCCTGGAGCAAGGTGCCGCTCTATCTGATCGCTCAATTTGCCGGGGCGTTTATCGCCGCTGCAACACTCTATCTGCTGTTCTCCAGCTCCATCGCCCAGCTTGAACAGCTGCAGGGGATCATGCGCGGTTCGCCCGCATCAGTAAAAACCGCCCAGATGTTCGGCGAATTCTACCCCAATCCCGGCGCCGGTGCAGTGGCAGCGGTCTCTACGCTGAACGCCTTTCTGGCTGAGGCGGTCGGTACCTTTATCCTGGTCTCCATGATCTTTGCCCTGAGCGAAGGGTGTAATCTGGGGCGGCCGTCCGATGTGCTCTGTCCGCTTTTTATCGGTTTGACCGTGACGGCGCTTATTTCTGTACTTGCCCCGCTTACCCAGGCCGGATTCAACCCGGCTCGTGACCTCTCGCCCCGTCTGTTCGCCTGGATGATGGGCTGGGGAGACGCTGCGTTCCCGGGTAGAGGCCCGGGATTCCTGGTCGTCTATGTCCTGGGGCCGATTGCCGGCGGTGTGGCCGCATCAGCAGTCAGTTTTCTGATGGAGCCGCTGATGAAGGCAAAGAGCTCCTGCCGCGATGTCTGTGTGTGCCGTTAG
- a CDS encoding replication initiation protein, whose product MSIYLTRKIVSPDFERLLTAFHGLEGAVARPNQGIRVEGLTGRLDPLSETQQKMLAAAIALVKGEADRRRTCYAMELEQLVQICGIERGNLYESLLNETAKLLKKGVWIFDEANRSVVRTVWFQSIEFSAGKIVFQFADKALPLIFRCTSDSPGSDLIKGIQYKGKHTLAVFAMIWPCRGKGVIEYSIPRLMQQLSLEHTRYSYGQLKLRILEPAFREIYSRDDAVFVRFRPLFSGRKVEGVRFEVTVGEEARALRRLEPEFRIVPSGE is encoded by the coding sequence ATGTCCATCTATCTTACGAGAAAAATAGTCAGTCCGGATTTTGAGCGATTGCTGACAGCATTTCATGGCCTGGAAGGAGCTGTTGCCAGGCCCAATCAGGGCATCAGGGTTGAAGGGCTGACCGGGCGCCTCGATCCGCTTTCCGAAACGCAGCAGAAAATGCTTGCCGCAGCCATTGCACTCGTCAAGGGAGAGGCTGACCGGCGCAGGACCTGTTACGCCATGGAACTTGAACAGCTGGTTCAGATTTGCGGCATCGAGCGGGGCAACCTCTACGAGTCGCTGCTCAATGAGACCGCAAAGCTGTTGAAGAAGGGAGTCTGGATATTTGATGAGGCAAACCGGTCTGTTGTCAGGACGGTCTGGTTTCAGTCAATCGAGTTTAGCGCGGGAAAGATCGTATTTCAGTTTGCTGATAAAGCGTTGCCGCTGATTTTCAGGTGTACTTCCGACAGTCCCGGCAGTGATCTGATCAAGGGGATCCAGTACAAGGGTAAACATACCCTGGCTGTCTTCGCAATGATCTGGCCCTGCCGCGGCAAAGGGGTGATTGAATATTCCATTCCCCGGCTCATGCAGCAGCTTTCCCTTGAGCATACCCGCTATTCCTATGGTCAGCTGAAGCTGCGGATTCTGGAACCCGCCTTCAGGGAGATCTACAGCCGGGACGATGCCGTCTTTGTTCGTTTCAGACCGTTGTTTTCCGGGCGCAAGGTCGAAGGGGTCCGGTTTGAGGTGACGGTGGGGGAAGAGGCCCGCGCACTGAGGCGGCTGGAGCCGGAATTCAGGATCGTTCCTTCCGGAGAGTAA